In Symmachiella dynata, the following are encoded in one genomic region:
- a CDS encoding sugar ABC transporter ATP-binding protein yields MTAPLLHMTGISKRFGATQALSDVTIDVRAGRVTALIGENGAGKSTLMKVLSGAHRTDSGTMTLAGKPYAPQGPHDARLAGVSMIYQELNLAPELSIEDNIMLGQERKRRGLLDRPAQRRMVREALELLGHADLRPDIPVRNLSIAMQQLVEIARALVIDAKVIVFDEPTSSLTRHDVEHLFGVIRKLKASGIGVVYISHFLEEIREVCDDYAVLRDGRSVGHGNLSGTTDDDIVSLMVGRSVEELFPSVPHEPGEVILSLDNLSGKVSPQEVSLQLRRGEILGIAGLVGAGRTELLRCLFGLDAVTSGKVTIGGVSPPHSPAARIRAGLGLVSEDRKAEGLAQSRSIADNATYSQLQPYSRFGWLNLSRRREAMQHWMTRLNIKARSQDQAVQDLSGGNQQKVAIARVLHQNADVLLLDEPTRGIDVGTKAEIYRLMGEAAAAGKAVIFVSSYLTELLAVCDRVGVMSRGRLREIRNVADWTEEDVMSQAVSG; encoded by the coding sequence ATGACCGCACCGTTATTACACATGACCGGCATCTCCAAACGGTTTGGAGCGACGCAGGCGCTCAGTGATGTGACCATTGATGTCCGTGCGGGTCGGGTGACGGCGTTGATCGGCGAGAATGGCGCCGGCAAAAGTACATTGATGAAGGTGCTCAGCGGCGCACATCGGACGGACTCCGGAACGATGACCTTGGCCGGTAAGCCGTATGCTCCTCAGGGACCGCACGATGCGCGACTGGCGGGGGTGAGCATGATCTATCAGGAACTCAACCTGGCCCCCGAATTGAGCATTGAAGACAACATCATGCTCGGCCAAGAGCGGAAGCGGCGCGGCCTGCTCGATCGTCCCGCACAACGACGCATGGTGCGTGAAGCCTTGGAGTTGTTGGGACATGCGGATTTGCGGCCTGATATTCCGGTCCGCAATCTTTCGATCGCCATGCAACAACTTGTCGAAATCGCGCGGGCCTTGGTCATCGACGCCAAGGTGATTGTCTTCGACGAACCAACCAGTTCGCTCACGCGGCACGACGTGGAACACCTGTTCGGGGTGATTCGCAAGCTCAAAGCTTCGGGGATCGGTGTTGTCTATATCAGCCATTTTCTTGAAGAGATTCGCGAGGTCTGCGACGACTATGCGGTCTTGCGTGATGGCCGTTCGGTGGGTCATGGTAACCTGTCCGGCACAACGGATGACGATATTGTTTCGCTGATGGTGGGACGCAGCGTCGAAGAACTGTTCCCCTCCGTGCCGCACGAACCGGGTGAGGTCATTTTGTCACTCGACAATTTGAGCGGAAAGGTAAGTCCCCAGGAGGTATCGCTGCAGTTACGGCGGGGGGAGATTCTGGGAATCGCGGGACTGGTCGGAGCGGGGCGGACGGAGTTGTTGCGGTGTTTGTTTGGACTGGATGCGGTCACCAGCGGCAAGGTAACTATTGGCGGTGTCTCGCCCCCACACTCCCCGGCAGCGCGGATCCGCGCGGGACTGGGACTCGTTTCCGAGGACCGCAAAGCAGAGGGGTTGGCACAAAGCCGCTCGATCGCAGACAACGCAACCTACAGCCAGTTGCAGCCCTACAGCCGCTTTGGCTGGTTGAATCTATCTCGCCGCCGCGAAGCGATGCAACACTGGATGACTAGGTTGAACATCAAAGCCCGCTCGCAGGATCAAGCGGTGCAGGATCTGTCGGGCGGCAACCAACAAAAAGTCGCCATCGCCCGCGTGCTTCACCAAAACGCCGATGTATTGCTACTGGACGAACCAACCCGCGGCATCGATGTCGGCACCAAAGCGGAGATCTACCGCCTGATGGGCGAAGCCGCCGCAGCGGGCAAGGCGGTGATTTTCGTCAGTTCCTACCTCACCGAATTATTAGCCGTGTGCGACCGCGTCGGCGTGATGTCTCGCGGCCGGTTACGGGAGATCCGTAACGTTGCCGATTGGACCGAAGAAGACGTGATGAGCCAAGCAGTCAGCGGGTAG
- a CDS encoding CocE/NonD family hydrolase, with product MRRTFVLALTAAILGITAACGAAEETPKLQKSLHMVPMRDGTRLSTVVYQPADQKGPLPVIFIRGPYGKLPQQAAAGMCARGYVVVSQDVRGRFDSEGNDAIVFHNGGWSERRDGHDSINWITEQEWSDDNIASWGGSALGITQNMQAVDAPPALKAQWVMVAFSDMYSQGSYQGGALRQSLMKTWLKKHKFDPRSLETFLAHPKYDEFWEEVNPEARAADVHAPGIYFGGWYDIFLQGTLNSFETIHNHGGDGARGNCRLIVGPYAHGGFTELTYPENSAIPNAPQAGDALRYFDHFIKGIDNGVENDQPVHYYVMGDPEDNTAPGNFWRSADNWPPPSQLTPFYFHQNHQLSQAPPTTDGSLEYQYDPENPVPTVGGQNLFLDRGPKDQRKIESRDDVLLFTTDTLTEPVEVSGRIRATLFVSSDCPDTDFTVKLSDVYPDGRSMLVTDGILRARHRIGFDREDFLKPGEVYELTVDLWSTSLIFNRGHKIRIAVSSSNNPRFDTNPNTGSPIRADDKTRVATNKLYLSPTHPSHVTLPIFTAPATTGK from the coding sequence ATGCGACGCACATTTGTCTTAGCTTTGACCGCAGCGATTTTGGGAATAACCGCAGCTTGCGGCGCGGCTGAGGAAACGCCGAAGTTGCAAAAATCATTGCACATGGTGCCAATGCGCGACGGAACCCGCCTGTCGACCGTCGTCTACCAACCCGCCGACCAAAAAGGCCCGCTGCCGGTCATCTTCATCCGCGGCCCCTACGGAAAACTGCCGCAACAAGCCGCTGCGGGAATGTGCGCACGCGGGTATGTCGTCGTGTCGCAAGACGTGCGGGGCCGCTTTGATTCCGAAGGAAATGATGCCATCGTGTTTCACAACGGCGGTTGGAGTGAACGACGGGATGGGCATGATTCGATCAACTGGATCACCGAACAGGAATGGAGCGACGACAATATCGCCTCCTGGGGCGGTTCGGCTTTGGGAATCACGCAAAACATGCAGGCGGTCGATGCCCCGCCAGCTCTCAAAGCACAATGGGTCATGGTGGCTTTCTCCGACATGTATTCACAAGGTTCCTACCAAGGCGGCGCGCTCCGCCAATCGCTAATGAAAACCTGGTTGAAGAAACACAAGTTCGACCCGCGATCATTGGAGACATTCTTAGCACACCCCAAGTACGACGAATTTTGGGAGGAAGTCAATCCTGAAGCGCGCGCCGCGGACGTACATGCCCCGGGGATTTATTTCGGCGGCTGGTATGACATTTTTCTGCAAGGGACGCTGAACTCGTTTGAAACGATTCACAATCATGGCGGCGACGGCGCTCGCGGCAACTGCCGCTTGATCGTAGGTCCCTACGCACATGGGGGTTTCACGGAATTGACCTACCCGGAAAACTCCGCCATTCCCAATGCTCCTCAGGCGGGCGATGCGTTGCGGTATTTTGATCACTTTATCAAGGGAATCGACAACGGCGTCGAGAACGATCAGCCGGTGCACTACTACGTGATGGGCGATCCCGAAGACAATACCGCCCCGGGGAATTTCTGGCGTTCCGCCGACAATTGGCCGCCGCCTTCGCAACTGACGCCGTTTTACTTCCACCAGAACCATCAACTCTCGCAAGCTCCCCCGACGACCGATGGCAGTTTGGAGTACCAATACGATCCGGAGAACCCCGTCCCGACTGTCGGCGGTCAAAACTTGTTCCTGGATCGGGGCCCCAAAGACCAGCGAAAAATCGAAAGCCGCGACGACGTGTTGCTGTTCACCACCGACACGCTCACCGAACCGGTAGAAGTCAGCGGCCGAATTCGGGCGACCCTCTTTGTTTCCTCCGACTGTCCCGACACCGATTTCACAGTGAAATTGTCGGATGTTTATCCCGATGGACGCTCGATGCTGGTGACCGACGGCATCCTGCGAGCGCGGCATCGCATCGGTTTTGATCGTGAGGATTTTCTCAAACCGGGCGAAGTCTATGAATTGACCGTTGATCTGTGGAGCACATCGCTGATCTTCAATCGCGGCCACAAAATCCGCATCGCGGTCTCTTCATCAAACAATCCCCGCTTCGACACCAACCCCAACACCGGCAGCCCAATCCGCGCCGATGACAAAACCCGCGTCGCCACGAACAAGCTGTATCTCTCACCCACACACCCCTCTCACGTGACCCTGCCGATCTTCACCGCCCCCGCAACGACCGGGAAATAG
- a CDS encoding DUF1559 domain-containing protein: protein MFVLVPCFLDGGLIMSRSRKSKRGFTLIELLVVIAIIAILIALLLPAVQQAREAARRTQCRNNLKQLGLAFHNYHDVYGQFECPELVITTNGTGASIESLTSHSWQQPLLPYIDRGNIYKVVNNGLSPFANVLAGGAEAAAYATVIPGFICPTTPDGNTIVEASVPAGTDVGLGVPTASEWTMRSGRSDYEIVSGYRSGFYDFSVTPANGGVRYSADRDAIMEQNVILVDTPAIYGVFGQPTAGADGLKIRNITDGTSNTLMLVEQASKNLFYRGRTLVPVSSGDPEAIGQSLFGGGGWGDPWHENWIKGSNADGTDIASGDGGGPCIINCSNRLGAGAYSWHTGGTFSLLADGSVQFLNASLSPLVTAALITRQGGEVNGQF from the coding sequence GTGTTCGTTCTCGTTCCTTGTTTCCTAGATGGAGGTTTGATTATGTCTCGTTCTCGTAAGTCCAAACGCGGGTTTACGCTCATTGAGCTGCTCGTCGTTATCGCGATTATCGCGATCTTGATCGCGCTGCTGCTTCCGGCAGTTCAGCAGGCGCGTGAAGCGGCTCGTCGGACGCAGTGCCGCAACAACTTGAAACAGCTTGGATTGGCATTTCACAACTATCATGATGTCTACGGACAATTCGAGTGCCCGGAATTGGTCATCACGACCAACGGCACTGGTGCGTCCATTGAGTCGCTGACCAGCCACAGTTGGCAGCAACCACTATTGCCCTACATCGATCGTGGCAATATCTACAAAGTGGTCAACAATGGCTTGAGTCCTTTTGCCAACGTTCTGGCCGGTGGTGCTGAAGCGGCAGCTTACGCGACGGTGATTCCGGGATTCATTTGCCCGACAACACCGGATGGCAACACGATTGTCGAAGCGTCTGTTCCTGCCGGAACCGACGTCGGACTTGGTGTTCCGACTGCCAGTGAATGGACCATGCGAAGTGGTCGTTCTGACTATGAAATCGTTTCGGGTTATCGCTCGGGATTCTATGATTTCTCCGTGACTCCCGCTAATGGCGGTGTTCGCTACTCAGCCGATCGCGATGCCATCATGGAACAGAATGTCATCCTCGTCGATACGCCGGCGATCTACGGTGTATTTGGCCAGCCGACAGCTGGTGCCGATGGTTTGAAAATCCGGAATATCACAGATGGTACTTCCAACACCTTGATGCTTGTCGAACAAGCCAGTAAGAACTTGTTCTATCGCGGCCGGACCCTGGTTCCTGTCTCGAGTGGTGATCCCGAAGCGATCGGTCAATCATTGTTCGGTGGTGGTGGCTGGGGTGATCCGTGGCATGAGAACTGGATCAAAGGTTCCAATGCTGACGGTACCGACATCGCGTCAGGTGACGGTGGTGGACCCTGTATCATCAACTGCTCCAACCGTCTTGGTGCTGGTGCATACTCCTGGCACACCGGTGGTACATTCAGTTTGCTGGCCGATGGTTCAGTCCAGTTCCTCAATGCGAGCCTCAGCCCGCTTGTGACAGCTGCACTGATTACCCGCCAAGGTGGTGAAGTGAACGGTCAGTTCTAA
- a CDS encoding glyoxalase has translation MIVGLDHLQLAMPVDGEKAARHYYGELLSLKEIDKPQPLRSRGGVWFQIPDGRQLHLGVERDFRPSKKAHPCFVVGGDLKDLAQRLEEACYDVQFDDLNPPARRFYTHDVFGNRLEFTDRMSAE, from the coding sequence ATGATCGTTGGACTCGACCACCTGCAGTTGGCAATGCCCGTTGATGGAGAGAAAGCGGCACGACATTATTATGGCGAATTGCTGTCGCTGAAGGAAATCGACAAACCGCAGCCACTCAGGTCACGCGGTGGGGTATGGTTTCAAATTCCTGATGGGCGGCAATTGCATTTGGGAGTCGAGCGGGATTTTCGGCCGTCAAAAAAAGCGCATCCCTGTTTTGTTGTCGGCGGTGATTTGAAAGATCTTGCCCAGCGACTTGAGGAGGCGTGCTACGACGTCCAATTCGACGATCTCAATCCCCCCGCACGTCGTTTCTATACGCACGACGTGTTCGGGAATCGATTGGAATTCACCGATCGGATGAGCGCGGAATAA
- a CDS encoding HAD family hydrolase yields the protein MYVCLFDIDGTLIHTAGAGLAALRTTMLSVHNCDASATEVVTTGRTDRAIVEELFELHDVERSDKNWEVYLAAYLEHLPISLAECQGRVLPGIPELLATLAARDDVTLGLLTGNSHPAAQHKLGHYGLNDHFTFGGFGSDHTDRDDVARLALAEVHARFDNGIEADRIFVIGDTPLDIRCARAIGAQAIAVATGTHDMEALREAKPDLLVKDFADAAPFLELLVTA from the coding sequence ATGTACGTTTGTTTGTTCGATATCGATGGCACGTTGATCCATACGGCCGGTGCAGGCCTTGCTGCCTTGCGGACGACGATGCTGAGCGTGCACAATTGTGATGCCTCGGCGACCGAAGTCGTCACGACCGGCCGCACGGATCGGGCGATTGTCGAAGAACTGTTCGAACTGCACGACGTCGAGCGGAGCGATAAAAATTGGGAAGTCTATCTCGCCGCTTATTTGGAACATCTGCCGATTTCGTTGGCCGAATGTCAGGGGCGTGTCCTGCCCGGCATTCCGGAATTGCTGGCCACGCTTGCCGCTCGGGACGACGTGACGTTGGGCCTGTTGACCGGCAATTCCCACCCGGCAGCGCAGCACAAATTAGGGCACTACGGGCTCAATGACCATTTCACCTTCGGCGGTTTCGGCAGCGACCATACTGATCGTGATGATGTAGCCCGCCTAGCCTTGGCCGAAGTCCACGCTCGTTTCGACAACGGCATCGAAGCGGACCGGATTTTCGTTATCGGCGATACGCCGCTCGACATCCGCTGCGCGCGTGCGATCGGCGCTCAAGCCATTGCCGTCGCCACCGGCACGCACGATATGGAGGCATTGCGCGAGGCAAAACCCGATTTGTTGGTGAAAGATTTCGCGGATGCGGCGCCGTTTTTGGAATTGTTGGTCACGGCGTAA
- a CDS encoding DUF1559 domain-containing protein, whose product MMRLSFSAHKRRAFTLIELLVVIAIIAILIALLLPAVQQAREAARRTQCRNNLKQLGLAMHNYHDVFLMFPIGGISDLDGNVFSGALTASLPYFDQGNLENLYDYSLQWTDQPAGVQATPINSLICPSVPTENTAFDPVLEFALPGLGTGGLTHYMLSKGINDAICYEGGHPVYGPAAFGNIPSSERGMFNLDQSTRIAKITDGTSNTFMMGEGAGGETFPLCTGVGCTDPTTAQSPLNPGVNRNADVFWVSPEPSNDGYTTTVGLHTASVFCSTVERLNKNPVTTSEIIVAGLLDCRSSINGGPHWMSNFRSAHTGGGFFLLADGSVRFVNDSIDLTQYRQFSTIAGGEIVSFE is encoded by the coding sequence ATGATGAGACTCAGCTTTTCTGCACACAAGCGACGCGCGTTTACGTTGATCGAGTTGTTGGTGGTCATTGCCATTATTGCGATTCTGATTGCGCTGTTGTTGCCGGCAGTGCAACAGGCGCGCGAAGCGGCCCGCCGGACCCAGTGCCGTAACAATCTGAAACAACTCGGATTGGCGATGCACAACTACCACGATGTGTTTTTGATGTTCCCAATCGGTGGCATTTCCGACTTGGATGGCAACGTGTTTAGCGGAGCCTTGACTGCCTCGCTTCCGTACTTCGACCAGGGCAACCTAGAGAATCTCTACGATTACTCACTGCAATGGACCGATCAGCCGGCTGGTGTGCAGGCGACGCCGATCAACAGTTTGATCTGCCCGTCAGTCCCGACCGAGAATACGGCTTTTGATCCGGTTCTTGAATTCGCGCTGCCTGGGCTGGGGACAGGGGGATTGACGCACTACATGTTGTCCAAAGGAATCAACGACGCCATTTGTTATGAAGGCGGTCATCCGGTTTATGGTCCGGCGGCCTTCGGCAATATCCCCAGTTCAGAACGAGGCATGTTCAACCTCGACCAGTCCACACGGATTGCCAAAATCACGGACGGTACCTCGAACACATTCATGATGGGGGAAGGCGCCGGCGGAGAAACGTTTCCACTGTGTACCGGCGTTGGCTGCACGGATCCAACGACCGCTCAATCGCCGCTCAATCCGGGCGTGAATCGCAATGCCGATGTTTTTTGGGTCAGCCCAGAACCTTCAAATGACGGTTACACAACCACAGTGGGACTGCATACCGCGAGCGTGTTCTGCAGTACGGTGGAGAGGCTGAACAAGAATCCCGTGACCACGTCGGAGATCATTGTGGCTGGCTTGTTGGATTGCCGGTCGAGCATCAACGGTGGCCCCCACTGGATGAGCAACTTTCGAAGTGCCCATACCGGAGGTGGTTTTTTCCTGTTAGCCGATGGTTCGGTTCGATTCGTCAACGATAGCATCGACCTCACACAATATCGCCAGTTTTCAACCATCGCCGGTGGGGAAATCGTCAGCTTCGAGTAG
- the hemQ gene encoding hydrogen peroxide-dependent heme synthase encodes MNRPSRPGSAPQPEPTILMSDGWHCLHLYYIVDQNVLADFDEEERAEGRRELAEILNPDREGAPKRLVTSIVSGHKADLGLMILDPDPLVIDSIQHQIRSSTFGTALEAAYSFVSITEVSEYVPTLEQYGQRLVAEGTAADSPEYGAKLKAYEQREVAMRKQRLFPEIPPWPVMSFYPMNKIRDPQANWYTLPYSRRMEMMTEHGRSGMMFAGKVTQLITASTGLDDFEWGVTLWGRTPEFIKEIVYTMRFDEASAKYAEFGPFYISYIMSPEEAMAHLAL; translated from the coding sequence GTGAATCGTCCTTCCCGTCCTGGTTCAGCTCCGCAACCCGAACCAACCATCCTGATGAGCGATGGCTGGCACTGCCTGCATTTGTATTACATCGTCGATCAAAACGTGTTGGCGGACTTTGACGAAGAAGAACGCGCCGAAGGCCGCCGCGAATTGGCGGAAATCCTTAATCCCGACCGTGAGGGGGCGCCGAAACGGTTGGTCACGTCGATTGTCTCCGGACACAAGGCGGACCTGGGCCTGATGATCCTCGATCCCGACCCGTTGGTGATCGATTCCATCCAACACCAAATCCGCAGTTCGACGTTCGGCACGGCCCTGGAAGCAGCGTATTCGTTTGTTTCCATCACGGAAGTTTCAGAATACGTTCCCACGCTCGAACAGTACGGCCAGCGACTGGTTGCCGAAGGAACAGCGGCGGACAGTCCCGAGTATGGGGCAAAGCTCAAAGCCTATGAGCAACGCGAAGTCGCCATGCGCAAGCAACGGCTGTTTCCGGAGATTCCGCCCTGGCCGGTGATGTCGTTCTATCCGATGAACAAAATCCGCGACCCGCAGGCCAATTGGTACACACTCCCCTACAGCCGCCGCATGGAGATGATGACCGAGCATGGCCGCAGCGGAATGATGTTCGCCGGCAAGGTGACACAACTCATTACCGCTTCGACCGGATTGGACGACTTCGAATGGGGCGTCACTCTGTGGGGCCGCACACCGGAATTCATCAAAGAGATCGTCTACACCATGCGGTTCGATGAAGCCTCAGCCAAGTACGCCGAATTCGGCCCGTTTTACATCAGCTACATCATGTCGCCCGAAGAAGCGATGGCGCATTTGGCGCTGTAA
- a CDS encoding DUF1501 domain-containing protein: MLRVLGSPISILGQHSPSDITRRELLHAGGLAAAGLSLPQLLASQKLAAASTAPQGIGFGSAKRCLFLYLYGAPSQLETVDMKPHAPVEIRGTMKPIPSVVPGLDVCEHLPEMAKIMDRVTVVRSVTHAHPVHGVAFATTGIPSIETAMELSPYDQRHHPYVGSVVEYFERQKKQGQATGIPDNLALPFPFSSQRVGEVARAGPYASYLGASYNPIYTEYTGKATRSVVKTLADRKIDCHDPYVGCDLESHFKLATTKPLPEVKLDRLNRRRTLLEQFDASRKQIDMNNNALAMSQYQEMAFSLITSREVSSALDIRSEPQATRDLYGMTLFGQSCLAGRRMLEAGTKLVSVFWDEYGLAGDAWDTHWNHYPRMLDQLLPPFDRAYSGLILDLEQRGMLDDTLVVCLSEHGRTPKLSTGRGGGRDHWSRAYSVMFAGGGIARGNVVGATDRHAGDPIDRPVGPKDLLATIYHALGIDPHATLTDRGNRQIPLVPESADYVPEMFG, translated from the coding sequence ATGCTGCGGGTTCTCGGATCACCGATTTCGATTTTGGGCCAGCACAGTCCGTCAGATATCACGCGGCGGGAATTGTTGCATGCCGGCGGCCTCGCAGCGGCAGGGCTCTCGTTGCCGCAACTGCTCGCCTCGCAAAAGCTTGCTGCGGCATCCACGGCACCGCAAGGCATTGGGTTCGGTTCCGCCAAACGTTGCCTGTTCCTGTATCTCTATGGGGCACCCAGCCAGCTAGAGACCGTGGACATGAAGCCGCACGCCCCGGTCGAAATCCGCGGGACGATGAAGCCAATCCCGTCGGTCGTGCCTGGTCTCGACGTCTGCGAGCACCTGCCGGAGATGGCCAAGATCATGGACCGCGTGACGGTCGTCCGCTCGGTGACGCACGCCCATCCCGTGCACGGTGTTGCCTTCGCCACGACCGGGATTCCCTCGATCGAAACGGCGATGGAACTCAGCCCGTACGACCAACGGCATCATCCCTACGTTGGCTCGGTCGTTGAATATTTCGAGCGGCAAAAAAAGCAGGGCCAGGCAACGGGCATTCCCGATAATTTAGCGCTGCCATTTCCCTTTAGCAGTCAACGCGTCGGCGAAGTCGCCCGCGCGGGGCCTTATGCCTCGTATCTCGGCGCCAGCTACAACCCGATCTACACAGAATACACAGGCAAGGCAACGCGGTCGGTGGTCAAGACGTTGGCGGATCGAAAAATCGATTGTCACGACCCGTACGTCGGCTGCGATTTGGAGAGCCATTTCAAGCTGGCCACCACGAAACCGTTGCCCGAGGTGAAACTGGATCGACTGAATCGACGTCGCACATTGTTGGAGCAATTCGACGCTTCGCGCAAACAAATCGACATGAACAACAACGCGCTGGCCATGTCGCAATACCAGGAGATGGCGTTTTCGTTAATCACATCGCGCGAAGTCTCCAGTGCGTTGGACATTCGCAGCGAACCGCAAGCGACGCGCGACTTGTACGGCATGACGTTGTTCGGTCAATCTTGTCTTGCCGGACGACGGATGTTGGAAGCCGGCACCAAGTTGGTCAGCGTCTTTTGGGACGAGTACGGTTTAGCCGGCGACGCCTGGGATACGCACTGGAATCACTACCCACGCATGTTGGATCAACTTTTGCCGCCATTTGACCGCGCCTATTCCGGACTCATTTTGGATCTGGAACAGCGGGGCATGTTGGACGACACGTTGGTGGTTTGTCTCAGCGAGCATGGCCGGACGCCCAAATTGAGCACCGGCCGAGGAGGCGGACGGGATCACTGGTCACGCGCCTATTCGGTGATGTTTGCCGGTGGCGGAATCGCGCGGGGCAACGTCGTCGGTGCGACCGACCGGCACGCCGGTGATCCGATTGACCGGCCCGTCGGCCCCAAGGACCTGCTCGCCACAATCTACCACGCACTGGGCATCGACCCGCACGCCACGCTGACCGACCGCGGCAACCGCCAAATCCCCTTGGTCCCCGAATCGGCCGATTACGTGCCGGAAATGTTTGGGTGA
- a CDS encoding response regulator transcription factor, with the protein MRVLVAEDDTLIRRAVVEVLAEEGYQVLQASDGQTALTLFHEYRPDFVCLDVMMPEVNGFDVCRKLRDADAEVPIVFISAKSEEVDKVVGLELGADDFIVKPFGVKELVARIRSITRRCYRRSQSENGGCFQMLDLDINTSELRGRRGEQVIELSLRDVRLLQLLHDHRGEVLDRATIFDRVWGEDYFPNSRTLDQHVSRLRKRIEIDPNNPVLIRTVHGVGYRYDG; encoded by the coding sequence ATGAGAGTATTAGTCGCCGAGGACGACACATTGATTCGCCGCGCCGTGGTCGAAGTCTTGGCCGAGGAAGGCTATCAGGTGCTTCAGGCAAGTGACGGACAAACGGCGCTCACGCTGTTTCACGAGTATCGTCCCGACTTTGTTTGTCTGGATGTGATGATGCCGGAAGTGAATGGATTCGACGTCTGCCGCAAGTTGCGCGACGCGGATGCGGAGGTGCCGATTGTGTTCATCAGCGCCAAGTCGGAGGAGGTCGACAAAGTCGTGGGGTTGGAGTTGGGCGCCGATGATTTCATCGTCAAACCGTTTGGCGTGAAGGAATTGGTGGCGCGCATCCGCTCGATCACACGCCGCTGCTATCGCCGATCTCAATCAGAGAATGGCGGCTGTTTTCAAATGCTAGATCTAGACATCAATACGTCCGAATTGCGCGGTCGTCGCGGCGAGCAGGTGATCGAGTTGAGCTTGCGGGACGTGCGGTTATTGCAATTGCTACACGATCATCGCGGCGAAGTCTTGGACCGTGCCACGATTTTCGATCGGGTTTGGGGTGAGGACTATTTCCCCAATAGCCGGACGTTGGACCAACATGTCTCGCGGTTGCGGAAACGGATTGAAATCGACCCCAACAACCCCGTGCTCATCCGGACAGTCCATGGCGTGGGTTACCGGTACGACGGGTGA